A stretch of Nilaparvata lugens isolate BPH chromosome 12, ASM1435652v1, whole genome shotgun sequence DNA encodes these proteins:
- the LOC111055699 gene encoding leucine-rich repeat-containing protein 24, translating to MEGSGWVVMVGVLLGLVGCASLGVAEDWSNCPSVCRCKWVSGKKVAECTQAGLSAVPDRLSTEIQSIDLSGNNMHSLPADAFKSVGLVNLHRIHLRECNIQDLHKDAFRRLEIVIEIDLSRNRIHTLHPNTFSENLRLRLVYLSQNPLQKLEEGLFNNHTYLQTVDLSDCQLSHISYKAFFNVPLLSRIALNGNRLVHMKVAVLESLERIASLVLDHNPWRCDCHLRPFRDFIVAKNLYSQPTSCAEPPALKGKHWNDVKSEEFACRPVINWPPVGTRIEAEGEDVTLTCRVTGDPKPVVNWVVNSRVIANQTHRAGYSDSRYVLKQDADGWLNLSISRVRHQDRGEFICGATSPGGVEERHVTLVVKQGRGAGGGSFGDGGAAEYWPLLLGLAFGLVAILMLALALCCCLCRSKPHEHPKRPKKVLVEQSQVGSEMTIDQEKSLLTVVNPVQKPPRRHEPPTQLSELNRNLLDDSANSVMGESEGRASPRLKDDGLTFPPDLLAFPRASPSPQSPTLHSPTAYLSTTLPYSRSHSPRHGYVTIPRRPRVPSWSSAPTPTLLEEKVGLGAPAYDNLGPRTTADGSSVLSLNKVDSLPRSRSSHAHCHTLPSRKSSLPPMLTSTPRVDPDGGLVSPPGMSIPGALGGMTLPGGLPARTSSVETLSSNQATPLRPKIPPKVPPKPVKRNGPLYEDEGEDGTEV from the exons ATGGAGGGGAGTGGCTGGGTGGTGATGGTGGGGGTGTTGTTGGGCCTGGTTGGGTGTGCCTCGCTGGGCGTGGCCGAAGATTGGTCCAACTGCCCTTCGGTTTGTCGCTGCAAGTGGGTTTCAGGCAAGAAGGTGGCCGAATGCACGCAGGCTGGCCTCTCGGCGGTGCCAGATCGACTCTCCACCGAGATTCAGAGCATCGATCTGTCAG GTAACAACATGCATTCACTGCCGGCCGACGCGTTCAAATCGGTTGGGCTGGTCAACTTGCACCGCATCCACCTGCGGGAGTGCAACATCCAGGATTTGCACAAGGACGCGTTCCGCCGTCTCGAGATTGTCATTGAGATCGACCTGTCGCGCAACCGCATCCACACCCTGCATCCCAACACATTCAGCGAGAACCTCAGGCTCAG GCTGGTCTACTTGAGCCAGAACCCTCTGCAGAAGTTGGAGGAAGGTCTGTTCAACAACCACACCTACCTGCAGACAGTGGACCTCAGCGACTGCCAGCTGTCCCACATTTCCTACAAGGCATTCTTCAATGTGCCTCTACTATCCAGGATTGCTCTCAATGGCAATAGGCTGGTGCATATGAAG GTAGCAGTGCTGGAATCGCTGGAGCGCATCGCATCACTGGTGCTGGACCACAACCCGTGGCGGTGCGACTGCCACCTGCGGCCCTTCCGCGACTTCATCGTCGCCAAGAATCTCTACTCGCAGCCGACCTCCTGCGCCGAGCCACCTGCCCTCAAGGGCAAGCACTGGAACGACGTCAAATCGGAGGAGTTCGCCTGTCGACCTGTCATCAACTGGCCGCCGGTCGGCACACGCATTGAGGCCGAAG GCGAAGACGTGACGCTGACATGTCGCGTGACGGGCGACCCGAAGCCGGTGGTAAACTGGGTGGTGAACTCGCGAGTGATCGCCAACCAGACGCACCGGGCCGGCTACTCGGACTCGCGCTACGTGCTCAAGCAGGACGCTGACGGATGGCTCAACCTGTCCATCTCACGGGTCCGCCACCAGGATCGCGGCGAGTTCATCTGCGGCGCCACCAGTCCCGGCGGCGTCGAGGAGCGTCACGTGACCCTGGTCGTCAAACAGGGCAGGGGCGCGGGAGGGGGCAGTTTCGGCGATGGGGGGGCCGCCGAGTATTGGCCCCTGCTGTTGGGTTTGGCGTTTGGCCTGGTGGCTATCTTGATGTTAGCGCTCGCCTTGTGCTGTTGTCTCTGCAGATCGAAGCCGCATGAGCATCCCAAACGACCTAAAAAG GTGCTTGTTGAACAAAGCCAAGTGGGAAGCGAGATGACAATTGACCAAGAGAAGAGTCTGTTGACAGTTGTGAACCCTGTACAGAAACCTCCCCGACGCCACGAACCACCGACACAGCTCTCAGAGTTGAACAGGAATCTGCTTGATGACTCAG CGAACAGCGTGATGGGAGAGAGTGAAGGTAGAGCCTCCCCCCGACTGAAGGATGACGGACTCACCTTCCCCCCCGACCTCCTGGCGTTCCCCCGTGCTTCCCCCTCCCCACAGTCACCCACCCTCCACTCCCCCACCGCATACCTGTCAACGACGCTGCCCTACTCCAGGTCCCACTCGCCACGACATGG GTATGTGACAATCCCCCGCCGACCGCGCGTTCCCAGCTGGTCGAGCGCCCCCACCCCCACCCTGCTGGAGGAGAAGGTGGGGCTGGGAGCACCGGCCTATGACAACCTTGGTCCGCGCACCACAGCTGATGGCTCCAGTGTGCTCTCACTCAACAAGGTCGACTCATTGCCGCGATCGAGGAGCTCCCATGCACACTGTCACACGCTACCATCACGCAAGAGCTCTCTACCTCCTATGCTCACCTCCACGCCACGTGTCGATCCAGACGGTGGACTAGTTAGTCCTCCTGGTATGTCGATACCAGGCGCCTTAGGAGGTATGACTTTACCAGGAGGTCTCCCAGCAAGAACCAGTTCTGTTGAGACATTAAGCAGCAACCAGGCGACACCCCTCCGCCCCAAAATACCCCCCAAGGTGCCCCCCAAGCCCGTGAAACGCAACGGACCCCTCTATGAGGACGAGGGTGAAGATGGGACAGAAGTTTGA
- the LOC111063780 gene encoding outer dense fiber protein 3 isoform X1: MGGFQQRPWTPTKRRGPIAAEYSSPGPACVTLPTLVGTISTDSKRGRAPAFSFGSRHGGKLDTAGPGPGQYNVTGLSAKGKDTPPAATLHSRPKESKSETTPAPGDYNPEKSEKIVHDNSPKYTFGLKTTVEKTSSTPAPNVYNIPAALGNTKEGNKRAAPAFSISGRQKEFIDDRVNTPGPGAYNSISADSIKAKSPAYSVSSRYTVPSDHSTKPGPGAYSPEKVQIDIPQAHTFGIRHSDFRANMSRYVY; the protein is encoded by the exons ATGGGTGGTTTCCAGCAACGACCATGGACTCCAACCAAGAGGAGAGGTCCCATAGCTGCTGAATACTCCAGTCCTGGACCAGCTTGCGTTACCCTTCCCACACTAGTTG gAACGATCTCCACTGATTCAAAAAGAGGCAGAGCTCCAGCCTTCAGTTTTGGAAGCAG ACATGGAGGTAAATTAGACACAGCGGGACCTGGACCCGGCCAATACAATGTTACTGGACTGAGTGCTAAAG GAAAGGACACCCCTCCAGCCGCCACCCTGCACTCCAGACCGAAGGAGTCCAAGTCTGAGACGACACCGGCTCCCGGTGACTACAATCCTGAAAAGTCTGAGAAAATCGTTCACGACAATTCGCCAAAGTATACTTTCGGACTGAAAACAACCGTCGAGAAGACTAGTAGCACTCCTG CCCCCAACGTGTACAACATCCCTGCAGCCCTTGGCAACACAAAGGAGGGCAACAAGCGGGCCGCACCCGCGTTCAGCATCTCAGGCCGGCAGAAGGAGTTCATAGATGACCGCGTCAACACCCCGGGGCCGGGTGCTTACAACAGCATCAGTGCCGACAGCATCAAGGCCAAGTCACCCGCCTACTCGGTCAGCTCACGCTACACTGTGCCATCCGACCACTCCACCAAGCCGGGGCCCGGTGCTTATTCGCCTGAGAAG GTCCAGATTGACATCCCCCAGGCTCACACATTTGGAATCAGACATTCGGATTTTCGCGCTAATATGAGCAGATACGTCTACTGA
- the LOC111063780 gene encoding outer dense fiber protein 3 isoform X2: MGGFQQRPWTPTKRRGPIAAEYSSPGPACVTLPTLVGTISTDSKRGRAPAFSFGSRHGGKLDTAGPGPGQYNVTGLSAKGKDTPPAATLHSRPKESKSETTPAPGDYNPEKSEKIVHDNSPKYTFGLKTTVEKTSSTPAPNVYNIPAALGNTKEGNKRAAPAFSISGRQKEFIDDRVNTPGPGAYNSISADSIKAKSPAYSVSSRYTVPSDHSTKPGPGAYSPEKYW, translated from the exons ATGGGTGGTTTCCAGCAACGACCATGGACTCCAACCAAGAGGAGAGGTCCCATAGCTGCTGAATACTCCAGTCCTGGACCAGCTTGCGTTACCCTTCCCACACTAGTTG gAACGATCTCCACTGATTCAAAAAGAGGCAGAGCTCCAGCCTTCAGTTTTGGAAGCAG ACATGGAGGTAAATTAGACACAGCGGGACCTGGACCCGGCCAATACAATGTTACTGGACTGAGTGCTAAAG GAAAGGACACCCCTCCAGCCGCCACCCTGCACTCCAGACCGAAGGAGTCCAAGTCTGAGACGACACCGGCTCCCGGTGACTACAATCCTGAAAAGTCTGAGAAAATCGTTCACGACAATTCGCCAAAGTATACTTTCGGACTGAAAACAACCGTCGAGAAGACTAGTAGCACTCCTG CCCCCAACGTGTACAACATCCCTGCAGCCCTTGGCAACACAAAGGAGGGCAACAAGCGGGCCGCACCCGCGTTCAGCATCTCAGGCCGGCAGAAGGAGTTCATAGATGACCGCGTCAACACCCCGGGGCCGGGTGCTTACAACAGCATCAGTGCCGACAGCATCAAGGCCAAGTCACCCGCCTACTCGGTCAGCTCACGCTACACTGTGCCATCCGACCACTCCACCAAGCCGGGGCCCGGTGCTTATTCGCCTGAGAAG TATTGGTAA